The sequence CTGGGCGATCTGGCCGGCGGTCTGCTCGATCAGGTTGCGGATCTCCTGCTGCAGCAAAGATTCCGGCAGCTCCACCTCCAGCTCCTCCACCAGGGCGCCCAGCAGGGCCTCGTGGCGGGCTGTCCTGGCCCGGCTTGCGGCGTCGTCCCGGAGGCGCTGCTCCAGATCGGCCCGCAGCTCGGCCATGGTCTGCTTGTCGCTGGCCTGCTTGGCAAAGGCGTCGTCGAGGGCGGGCAGCTCCCGGGTCTTGAGGTCCTTGAGGTCGATCTCGAAGCGGGCCTGGCGACCGGCGGCCTCCTCCTGGGGGTAGCTCTCGGGGAACTGGCACTCCACCGTGCGCGCGTCGCCCACGGCCATGCCGATCACACCCTCCACGAAGCCGGGGATCATGCGACCCTCCTCCAGTTCCACCTCGGTGGCATCGCTGCTGCCGCCGGTGATCGCTTCGCCACTGTCGACAAACACGCCGCTGAAGCTGAGCACGGCCACGTCGCCGCTCTCGGCGCTGCGGCCCTCCACCGGCACGAGGGTGGCCAGCTGCTTGCGCGACTGCTCGATCAGTTCATCGACCCTGGCCGGGTCGTAGCTGATCGCCTCGGCCTCGGCCTTGAGGCCGCGGGTGTTGTTCAGCTTCGGGGTGGGTTCCACGTCGAGCTCCAGCGTGAAGCTGAGCGCTTCTCCAGGCTGGAACCTCTCCAGCACCAGCTCGAAGGCCTCGTTCAGCTCCGGACGGCTCAGCGGAGACAGCTCCTCCAGGGCCAGGGCGTCGCGGAAGGCGGCATCGACCAGATCCTCCAGGGCGGTGGCCTTCACCCGCAGGGGGCCGATCTGCTGCAGCAGCACCGCCCGGGGCACCTTGCCCTTGCGGAATCCCGGCAGCTTGATGCTGCGGCTGAGCTTCTCCACCGCCGTCTCGTAGCTGGCCTTGCAGCGCTCGCCTGGAATCGCCACCTCGAGGGCCATGCGGCTGCCCGGACGTGGCGTGGCGGTCACGCTGAAGGTGTCGCCCTTGGCGGGGCTGGTGGGGGCGGAAGAGGCGGCAGCAGGACTCATGGCAGCTCGATGCAGCCCCCTATCCTAAGAAAGTGGCTTGCAGGCACTGTTTCCGGTAGTGTTTGCAGCATCAAGACGTGAGATCCCCGTGGTGGTCTCCCTGGCCCATGCATCACAGCTGCGCTGTGATTCGCCTGTCAGTTCCGAGCAACCACGGCAGACTCCGCCCAGGCCCTGCAGATCCAGGCCTTATTGATCCGAGAGCCTGAGATCGTTTGCCGGTCGAGCCCTTCCCCAAGTTTTCCAACCAGCCCTTCGCCACCACGCTCACCTTTCCTCTCCCTCAACCGTTCACCGTTGGCCCCCGTCTCTTCACCGGTCTTCGGAACCCCTCGATCGCCCACCCTGTTGCAACGCCCCTGTCGCAACGCCCCTGCTGCGATGAGTCGCCGCTTGCCGCGTTCCCGTTTCCCAGGCCTTAGCCAGGGTTCTGCAGCTCGAGCGGGCCGCCCTTTCAGGTTCCGAGCCGAGGCTGCATCCCCTCCATCTCTCCCAGGCCCCTACCGCCCTTGACCACAGCTCAGCCCACCACGGCCACCACCACGTCTGCCGCTGCGGCCAGCCCCCAGGTCAGCCCCTGGGTTGCGACGCTGCCGGATCGCCCCCTGCGGGTGGCCATCCTCGGGGCCACCGGGGCCGTGGGGCAGGAGCTGCTGCAGCTGCTGGCCGAACGCCACTTCCCGGTGGCCGAGCTGATCCCCCTGGCCTCGCCCCGCTCCGCTGGCCAGCCCCTCGCCTGGCAGGGGGAAACCCTCACCATTCAGAGCGTCAACGAGGCGGTGTTCTCGGGGGTGGATCTGGTGCTCGCTTCGGCGGGCGGCTCCACGTCGCGCCAGTGGGCGCCCGTGGCCGCCGGCGCCGGCGCCCTGGTGATCGACAACTCCAGCGCCTTCCGGCTGGATCC is a genomic window of Cyanobium sp. NS01 containing:
- the tig gene encoding trigger factor, whose protein sequence is MSPAAASSAPTSPAKGDTFSVTATPRPGSRMALEVAIPGERCKASYETAVEKLSRSIKLPGFRKGKVPRAVLLQQIGPLRVKATALEDLVDAAFRDALALEELSPLSRPELNEAFELVLERFQPGEALSFTLELDVEPTPKLNNTRGLKAEAEAISYDPARVDELIEQSRKQLATLVPVEGRSAESGDVAVLSFSGVFVDSGEAITGGSSDATEVELEEGRMIPGFVEGVIGMAVGDARTVECQFPESYPQEEAAGRQARFEIDLKDLKTRELPALDDAFAKQASDKQTMAELRADLEQRLRDDAASRARTARHEALLGALVEELEVELPESLLQQEIRNLIEQTAGQIAQQGMDVKKLFTPELVRSLVDSSRPEAEQRLRRNLALQALATAEAIKVDDAELDAKVKEVRQGLENQSNIDADRLRQVVGDDLLRDKLLDWLESHSTITEGATAGDEAAAAEEAAPTSED